A region of Candidatus Roizmanbacteria bacterium DNA encodes the following proteins:
- the ppsA gene encoding phosphoenolpyruvate synthase has protein sequence MTKRKSIVWFEEVGKDDVGLVGGKGANLGEMTNADLPIPYGFIVTSNAYFEFIKGANLAGKIKQILSIVNYDNPTEIEQASDHIGDLIMKSEMPKALANEIIEHYEDLNEKEKEYLEKKSSVLDHTLAKIKGLYEEPLVAVRSSATAEDLPDASFAGQQETYLNVKGDTSLLHKVKECWASLFTARAIYYRQTKGFDHFKVGLAAVVQRMVQSDKSGIAFSIDPVTNDKKKIVIEAVFGLGEYIVQGKVTPDHYEVDKNTLVIVKKQQAYQNLKFVRSGRGNREIKLNKKDGTVQKLSDNEIREVALLVKDIEEHYFFPQDIEWAIEKGRVFIVQSRPITTVETKINSNDALSGAGKDVLLSGAPASPGIGVGHANIIMSPKEISKIKSGDILVAPQTNPDYVPAMKKAAAIVTEKGGRTSHAAIVSRELGIPAVVGAEGATKKIKDDMVISVNGTTGDIFKGSIVTKSQLEKLEAKKHADEKKIKTITKVYTNLAEPEIADETAKLDVDGVGLLRAEFMIAEIGTHPREFIKQKQQKLFVRKLTSGLEKFAKAFSPRPIVYRATDFKTNEYRHLKGGSLYEPHEENPMIGYRGASRYIADPEVFSMELDALQAIWDKGYTNIHLMIPFVRVPWEMVRIREIIRDHGLLNYKGFKLWMMVEVPAAAIMLQEFIDLGIDGVSIGTNDLTMMLLGVDRDSAEVSNIYDERHPAVISILEHIVETCVDAGITCSICGQAASDYPEIVESLVRKGITSVSVNPDAVHRTRVLIHDIEKKIHGK, from the coding sequence ATGACAAAACGAAAATCTATCGTCTGGTTCGAGGAGGTGGGCAAAGATGATGTCGGCCTAGTCGGCGGCAAGGGTGCCAACCTCGGCGAGATGACAAACGCTGACCTACCCATCCCGTACGGATTTATAGTTACTTCGAACGCCTATTTTGAATTTATTAAGGGAGCAAATCTTGCTGGCAAGATAAAGCAGATACTCTCTATCGTAAACTACGACAATCCTACCGAAATAGAACAGGCATCGGATCATATCGGTGATTTAATTATGAAATCGGAGATGCCGAAAGCGCTGGCAAATGAGATCATCGAGCATTATGAAGATTTGAATGAAAAAGAAAAGGAATATTTGGAAAAGAAATCAAGCGTTCTCGATCACACATTGGCAAAAATTAAAGGATTATATGAAGAGCCGTTGGTTGCGGTTCGTTCATCTGCTACAGCTGAGGATTTGCCTGATGCATCGTTTGCCGGTCAGCAGGAGACGTATTTGAATGTTAAGGGAGACACATCACTGCTCCACAAGGTAAAGGAATGCTGGGCGTCTCTTTTTACTGCCCGTGCAATTTATTATCGACAGACCAAAGGATTTGATCATTTCAAGGTCGGTCTTGCGGCAGTCGTACAGCGTATGGTCCAGTCAGATAAGTCTGGTATTGCGTTCAGCATTGATCCGGTGACCAATGACAAAAAGAAAATCGTCATTGAAGCCGTTTTCGGATTGGGAGAATATATTGTGCAGGGAAAAGTAACTCCTGATCATTACGAAGTGGACAAAAATACTCTTGTTATTGTCAAAAAACAGCAGGCATATCAAAATCTTAAATTCGTCAGATCAGGACGCGGTAATCGTGAGATAAAGCTGAATAAGAAGGACGGAACCGTTCAGAAGCTCAGTGACAATGAGATACGTGAAGTTGCATTGCTTGTGAAAGATATTGAAGAGCACTATTTCTTTCCGCAGGATATTGAATGGGCAATAGAAAAAGGAAGAGTCTTCATCGTCCAGTCACGTCCGATTACCACCGTGGAGACCAAAATTAACTCGAATGATGCCCTATCGGGAGCAGGAAAGGACGTATTGCTTTCAGGAGCACCCGCTTCTCCAGGTATCGGTGTCGGACATGCGAATATAATCATGTCACCGAAAGAGATATCAAAAATCAAAAGCGGAGACATTCTGGTCGCGCCGCAAACAAATCCTGATTATGTTCCGGCAATGAAAAAAGCTGCGGCAATTGTCACCGAAAAGGGCGGCAGAACATCCCATGCCGCAATCGTTTCACGCGAATTAGGAATTCCGGCTGTTGTTGGGGCGGAAGGAGCTACTAAAAAGATTAAGGATGATATGGTCATTTCTGTAAACGGGACGACGGGAGATATCTTCAAAGGAAGTATCGTGACCAAATCACAGCTTGAGAAGCTCGAAGCAAAAAAGCATGCTGATGAAAAGAAAATAAAAACGATTACAAAAGTGTATACCAATCTTGCAGAGCCTGAGATTGCAGATGAAACGGCGAAACTTGACGTGGATGGTGTGGGACTTTTGCGGGCAGAGTTTATGATTGCTGAGATCGGGACTCATCCGAGAGAATTTATCAAGCAAAAACAGCAAAAGCTTTTTGTACGCAAACTGACCTCAGGACTTGAGAAATTTGCAAAAGCATTCAGTCCCCGACCGATTGTCTATCGTGCGACTGATTTCAAAACAAACGAGTACCGTCATCTGAAAGGAGGATCGTTGTATGAACCGCATGAAGAAAATCCTATGATTGGATACCGCGGCGCTTCCAGATATATTGCCGATCCTGAAGTCTTCTCAATGGAACTTGATGCGCTCCAGGCAATTTGGGACAAAGGATATACCAATATTCACCTTATGATACCGTTTGTGCGTGTGCCGTGGGAGATGGTTCGCATCCGTGAAATTATTCGTGATCACGGACTTTTGAATTATAAAGGATTCAAACTTTGGATGATGGTCGAGGTTCCTGCCGCGGCAATCATGCTTCAGGAATTTATTGATCTCGGGATAGACGGAGTATCGATCGGTACAAATGATCTGACAATGATGCTTCTTGGTGTAGATCGCGACAGTGCGGAAGTCTCAAACATTTATGATGAACGTCATCCGGCTGTCATTTCAATTCTTGAACACATTGTTGAGACCTGTGTTGATGCCGGGATTACCTGTTCAATCTGCGGGCAGGCCGCATCTGACTATCCTGAGATTGTTGAGTCTCTTGTAAGAAAAGGTATCACATCAGTCTCAGTTAATCCTGACGCTGTTCATCGTACGAGAGTATTGATACATGACATCGAAAAGAAAATTCATGGTAAGTGA
- the ruvA gene encoding Holliday junction branch migration protein RuvA, whose protein sequence is MIGKIKGIVSEIDGNIALVETASGLFYNVFLTNALLSECMSGDKMEVYTYHHIREDVQSLFGFQNKQEYKLFLLLINVSGVGPKSAYSIISNSKVDEIVAAVRSNDAKYFTRIPGLGKKTALKIMLELSQKFKSEFVLENNYVSKEDQTIVDALTSLGFGATEAKEILPKLSDELSVEEQIKEAIRLLSNPN, encoded by the coding sequence ATGATCGGAAAGATAAAAGGTATCGTCTCTGAAATTGATGGTAATATTGCATTGGTAGAGACTGCTTCTGGACTTTTCTACAATGTATTTTTGACAAATGCTCTTCTTTCTGAATGCATGTCCGGTGATAAGATGGAAGTTTATACGTATCACCATATTCGTGAAGATGTCCAGTCTCTTTTTGGATTTCAAAATAAACAGGAATACAAGTTGTTTCTTCTTCTGATAAATGTCTCCGGAGTAGGCCCTAAATCAGCATATTCCATCATCTCAAACAGTAAAGTGGACGAGATAGTAGCAGCGGTCCGATCAAATGATGCGAAGTACTTTACCCGCATTCCGGGACTTGGAAAAAAAACAGCCTTGAAAATCATGTTGGAACTATCGCAGAAATTTAAGTCTGAGTTTGTTTTGGAGAATAATTACGTTTCAAAAGAGGATCAGACGATTGTAGATGCTCTGACTTCTCTCGGTTTCGGTGCGACTGAAGCGAAAGAAATTCTTCCAAAACTGTCTGATGAACTGTCTGTTGAAGAACAAATTAAAGAAGCAATACGATTACTTAGCAATCCGAACTAA
- the ruvB gene encoding Holliday junction branch migration DNA helicase RuvB: MAKLNDLVSLRPESLRDYVGQQNVVKTLRLFLDAVKNRGTPAEHILFYGPPGIGKTTLSHIIARELKGTIRVTSGAAITKTGDLAAILTNLKDNDVLFVDEIHRLPKPVEEMLYPVIEDYFLDIVIGKGPSARTVRLPVPKITVVGATTKLALISAPMRDRFGLLLRLDYYTDQDMVDIIMRSAELMHIKITKGAASQIAKRSRKTPRVANRILKRARDIVEVDGHEMIDEDVALKLFSLLEIDEMGLSDIDIQYLRVIAERFQNSPVGIETIASSLAEDRRTIEEFIEPYLLRIGFIKKTPRGRVVTPKGCKHLNIVIDSSEQQTIIE; this comes from the coding sequence ATGGCGAAATTGAATGATTTAGTGAGTTTGCGACCTGAAAGTCTAAGAGACTATGTTGGTCAGCAAAATGTTGTCAAAACACTCCGATTATTTCTGGATGCGGTAAAAAACCGTGGTACCCCTGCAGAGCATATCCTTTTTTATGGGCCACCGGGTATCGGAAAAACAACACTCTCTCATATTATTGCTCGTGAACTCAAAGGCACAATCCGTGTCACTTCAGGGGCTGCAATCACAAAAACCGGTGATTTGGCTGCAATTTTGACCAATCTGAAAGATAATGATGTTTTGTTTGTAGATGAAATCCACAGACTTCCGAAACCTGTTGAGGAAATGCTGTATCCGGTGATTGAAGATTATTTTCTCGATATTGTGATCGGGAAAGGACCGTCTGCGCGAACGGTGCGTTTGCCTGTTCCGAAGATTACGGTGGTAGGGGCAACGACAAAACTTGCTCTCATCTCAGCCCCGATGCGTGACCGTTTCGGATTGTTGCTTCGCCTTGATTATTATACCGATCAGGATATGGTTGATATCATTATGAGATCGGCTGAACTTATGCATATCAAAATTACCAAAGGCGCAGCCTCTCAGATTGCCAAGCGTTCACGAAAAACCCCTCGTGTAGCTAATCGCATATTAAAACGTGCCCGAGATATTGTAGAAGTCGACGGACATGAGATGATCGACGAAGATGTAGCTTTAAAGTTGTTTTCACTTTTGGAAATTGATGAAATGGGTTTGTCGGATATTGATATCCAGTATCTCCGCGTCATTGCAGAGCGTTTCCAAAACAGCCCGGTAGGGATTGAAACAATAGCCTCTTCCCTTGCGGAAGACAGAAGAACGATTGAAGAGTTTATTGAACCGTACTTATTGAGAATCGGGTTTATTAAAAAAACTCCGCGCGGTCGGGTGGTGACACCGAAAGGATGTAAACATCTCAATATTGTGATTGATTCATCTGAGCAGCAAACAATAATTGAATAA
- a CDS encoding NUDIX hydrolase — protein MPHTFQPVILAVIEQDGKYLFTKRIDDFPDYHGKWQLSGGGLEFGENPVEGLRRELREELGVEVTDVKIIPFVDTRVRNDWQGVFISFHCHLENPDAEIYLNEEASEYRWFEKSEIDYSQFPIFEGCVEIVQKLV, from the coding sequence ATGCCACATACATTCCAACCGGTCATACTTGCTGTTATTGAACAGGACGGTAAATATCTCTTTACTAAACGAATTGATGATTTTCCTGATTACCACGGCAAATGGCAGCTTTCGGGCGGCGGCCTTGAATTCGGAGAAAATCCTGTTGAAGGTCTTCGTCGGGAACTCAGAGAAGAGCTTGGAGTTGAAGTTACTGATGTGAAGATAATTCCGTTTGTAGATACCCGCGTCAGAAATGACTGGCAGGGAGTATTTATCTCATTTCACTGTCACCTTGAAAACCCGGACGCGGAGATTTATCTGAATGAAGAGGCTTCAGAGTATCGCTGGTTTGAGAAATCTGAGATTGACTACTCCCAATTCCCCATCTTCGAGGGATGTGTCGAGATAGTCCAAAAACTAGTGTAA